The Methanobrevibacter wolinii SH genome includes a window with the following:
- a CDS encoding tetratricopeptide repeat protein encodes MGIEIENTKEELFKKGKFAYKRKQYEKALSFFNESLICDENFSKALLGKAKSLYKLGRLSESSIIYDELFNSNCLDSYIWLRIGNFYFYVLNNNLKALKSYNNGIKFDKDLSVLWLNKGKVLTSMNMYEEALNSFIKASKLDNSNYKIYNNIANSYRLLNFMDNALNAFNKSLSIKTNLYALLNKAIILNYIGRFNEALNSINNALNIKIRYDLLYYKALILYNMEKYEDSLNIINQSLDICDYNDSWELKTKLSYILGDFKNTLKASNHVLISNPLNIEIWFYKINSLIYLNKLEEALNSCNEVLKYDFSEYFIYKKASILLELNRFEESIKICDIFLSMDYNNSDFLLLKSKIFYRLSDLDNAIKTINKLLNFNPLLEEAIEFREFLNNF; translated from the coding sequence ATGGGAATTGAAATAGAAAATACTAAAGAAGAATTATTTAAAAAAGGAAAATTTGCATATAAAAGAAAACAATATGAAAAAGCATTATCTTTTTTTAATGAATCATTAATATGTGATGAAAATTTTTCAAAAGCACTTCTTGGAAAAGCTAAGTCACTTTATAAATTAGGTAGACTAAGTGAATCTTCAATAATTTATGATGAATTATTTAACTCTAATTGCTTAGATTCTTATATTTGGTTAAGAATTGGTAATTTTTATTTTTATGTTTTAAATAATAATTTAAAAGCATTAAAATCATATAATAATGGAATTAAATTTGATAAAGATTTATCCGTTTTATGGCTTAATAAAGGTAAAGTATTAACTTCTATGAATATGTATGAAGAAGCATTAAATTCATTTATAAAAGCATCTAAACTAGATAATTCTAATTATAAAATATATAATAATATTGCTAATTCTTATAGATTATTAAATTTTATGGATAATGCATTAAATGCTTTTAATAAATCTTTATCTATTAAAACCAATCTTTATGCATTATTAAATAAAGCAATTATTTTAAATTATATTGGACGATTTAATGAAGCATTAAATAGTATTAATAATGCTTTAAATATTAAAATTAGGTATGATTTATTGTATTATAAGGCTTTAATTCTTTATAATATGGAAAAATATGAAGATTCTCTTAATATTATAAATCAATCTTTAGATATTTGTGATTATAATGATTCTTGGGAACTTAAAACTAAGTTATCTTATATTCTTGGAGATTTTAAAAATACATTAAAAGCATCAAATCATGTTTTAATTTCTAATCCATTAAATATTGAAATATGGTTTTATAAGATTAATTCTTTAATCTATTTAAATAAGCTTGAAGAAGCTTTAAATTCTTGTAATGAAGTTTTAAAATATGATTTTAGTGAATATTTTATTTATAAAAAAGCAAGTATTTTATTAGAACTTAATCGTTTTGAAGAATCTATTAAAATTTGTGATATCTTCCTTTCTATGGATTATAATAATTCAGATTTTTTATTATTAAAGTCTAAAATTTTTTATAGATTAAGTGATTTAGATAATGCAATAAAAACTATAAATAAATTACTTAATTTTAATCCTCTTTTAGAAGAGGCAATTGAATTTAGGGAGTTTTTAAATAATTTTTAA
- the idsA gene encoding short chain isoprenyl diphosphate synthase IdsA, whose amino-acid sequence MSEVTDILKDYSIDVKKVIENHLSTIDPKELQESSIYLTKAGGKMLRPALTLLTTQAVGGSKEQALKTAAAFELIHTFSLIHDDIMDDDDMRRGKPSVHTVWGEPLAILAGDTLFSKAFELVISSKEDNVHPERVANALSVVADACVKICEGQASDMGFEGNFDVNEDEYLNMIFKKTGALIAGACEAGAILGGANQEIIDAMYEYGKAIGLAFQIQDDYLDVISDEEDLGKPVGSDIAEGKMTLMVVKALNEANDEDKQTLIKILEDQNSPIEDVNKAIDLFNKYGSIKYAHDLALENVNKAKEILNILPDSSSKNALSMLADFVIERKS is encoded by the coding sequence ATGTCAGAAGTAACAGATATTCTAAAAGATTATTCTATTGATGTTAAAAAGGTAATTGAGAATCATTTATCTACTATTGATCCTAAAGAATTACAAGAATCATCTATATATTTAACAAAAGCAGGTGGAAAAATGTTAAGACCTGCATTAACTCTTTTAACTACTCAAGCAGTTGGAGGTTCTAAAGAACAAGCACTTAAAACTGCTGCTGCATTTGAACTTATTCACACTTTCTCTTTAATACATGATGATATTATGGATGATGATGATATGAGGAGAGGTAAACCATCAGTACATACTGTATGGGGTGAACCATTAGCTATTTTAGCAGGAGATACCTTATTCTCAAAAGCATTTGAACTTGTTATCTCTTCTAAAGAAGATAATGTACATCCAGAACGTGTTGCTAATGCTTTAAGTGTTGTAGCAGACGCATGTGTAAAAATTTGTGAAGGTCAAGCTTCTGATATGGGATTTGAAGGTAACTTTGATGTTAATGAAGATGAATATTTAAATATGATTTTCAAAAAAACAGGAGCTCTTATTGCTGGAGCATGTGAAGCAGGAGCTATTTTAGGTGGAGCAAATCAAGAAATTATTGATGCAATGTATGAATATGGTAAAGCTATAGGTTTAGCATTCCAAATTCAAGATGACTACCTTGATGTAATTAGTGATGAAGAAGATTTAGGTAAACCTGTTGGTAGTGATATTGCTGAAGGAAAAATGACTTTAATGGTTGTTAAAGCATTAAATGAAGCTAATGATGAAGATAAACAAACACTTATTAAAATCTTAGAAGATCAAAATTCACCTATAGAAGATGTAAATAAAGCTATTGATTTATTTAATAAATATGGTTCAATTAAATATGCTCACGATCTTGCTTTAGAAAATGTTAATAAAGCAAAAGAAATACTTAATATTTTACCTGATTCTTCAAGTAAAAATGCTCTTAGTATGTTAGCAGACTTTGTAATTGAAAGAAAATCTTAG
- a CDS encoding RNase J family beta-CASP ribonuclease — protein sequence MTVEIIAIGGYEEVGKNMTAVKVNEDVIIFDMGIHLDRINIHEDTDIDRMHSLDLIERGVIPDDTLMKEVDGKVKAIVFSHGHLDHIGAVAKLAHRYDAPLIGTPYTMALVKKQIKGERKFKVNNPIRILNPGSKLKLSKDITLEFVQTTHSIPQAVTPVLHTPDGIIVYALDFKFDNHQKVSPPPDYERFKQLGKKGVLALIVETTNAANYDQVKTYSERVPRIVLEDLMREPLKENKGMIVTTFSSHIERIQTIADIAKKSDREILFLGRSMERFLGIAEKLGILKLPKNASVHGSPKAVNRALMKANKNRSKYLLVTTGHQGEPDALLPRIASGKTPFTVKKGDNIIISAPIIPNPTNAANRHIMEAKLKASGARIYANAHVSGHAGREDHREFLRMLKPSHIIPAHGDLNMLVAYGQLAEEEGYRIGSNVHILRNAQAQVFNDFD from the coding sequence TTGACTGTTGAAATAATAGCAATTGGCGGTTATGAAGAAGTTGGTAAAAACATGACTGCTGTAAAAGTTAATGAAGATGTTATTATTTTTGATATGGGAATCCATTTAGATAGGATTAACATACATGAAGATACTGATATTGACAGAATGCATAGTTTAGATTTAATTGAAAGAGGAGTAATTCCTGATGATACCTTAATGAAAGAGGTAGATGGTAAAGTAAAAGCTATTGTATTTTCTCATGGACATCTTGATCACATTGGTGCTGTTGCAAAATTAGCACATAGATATGATGCACCTCTTATAGGTACTCCATATACTATGGCTCTTGTTAAAAAACAAATTAAAGGAGAACGTAAATTTAAAGTAAATAATCCAATAAGAATTTTAAATCCAGGTAGTAAATTAAAATTATCTAAGGATATTACTTTAGAATTTGTTCAAACAACACACAGTATTCCACAGGCAGTAACACCTGTATTACATACTCCTGATGGAATAATTGTTTATGCTCTTGATTTTAAATTTGATAATCATCAAAAAGTATCTCCACCACCTGATTATGAAAGATTTAAACAATTAGGTAAAAAAGGAGTACTTGCACTTATTGTTGAAACAACAAATGCAGCTAATTATGATCAAGTAAAAACATATTCTGAAAGAGTACCTCGTATTGTTTTAGAAGATTTAATGCGTGAACCTTTAAAAGAAAATAAAGGTATGATTGTAACTACTTTCTCTTCACATATTGAAAGGATTCAAACTATTGCAGATATTGCTAAAAAAAGTGATAGGGAAATTTTATTCCTTGGAAGATCTATGGAAAGATTTTTAGGAATTGCAGAAAAATTAGGAATATTAAAATTACCTAAAAATGCTTCTGTACATGGTTCACCAAAAGCTGTTAATAGAGCTTTAATGAAAGCAAATAAAAATCGTTCTAAATATTTACTTGTTACTACTGGTCATCAAGGAGAACCTGATGCTTTACTTCCAAGGATTGCAAGTGGTAAAACACCATTTACTGTTAAAAAAGGAGATAATATTATTATTTCAGCTCCTATTATTCCAAATCCAACTAATGCTGCAAATAGACATATTATGGAAGCAAAACTTAAAGCATCTGGTGCAAGAATCTATGCTAATGCACATGTATCTGGACATGCTGGAAGAGAAGATCATAGGGAATTCTTAAGAATGCTTAAACCTAGTCATATTATTCCAGCTCACGGTGATCTTAATATGTTAGTTGCATATGGTCAACTTGCAGAAGAAGAAGGATATAGAATAGGTAGTAATGTTCATATATTAAGAAATGCACAAGCTCAAGTTTTCAATGATTTTGATTAA
- the fni gene encoding type 2 isopentenyl-diphosphate Delta-isomerase: MIQDRKLQHLLICRDYDVNYKRTTGFEDIELIHRALPEVDMANIDISTTAFGKKLDSPLFISAITGGHPKSEEINKELAIAAEEMNIALGLGSQRAAVENPELNSTYTVARKYAPNALLLGNIGAPQMKYAEKAVEMFDADILAIHLNPLQEAIQPKGDVDATGYMESISEISDLVDVPVLVKETGAGISANDAIKLQKAGVDFIDIQGSGGTSWAAVETYRNEDKYLGEEFWDWGIPTAVSTVEVCSSVNIPVISSGGIRSGLEAAKAIALGADAVGMALPFLKRAFIGHKSIIDYVNKFNESLKLAMFLVGAQNIEELKNVDIVIKGDTNTWLNERGFNTKRFSRRTKFDC, translated from the coding sequence ATGATTCAGGATAGAAAATTACAACATCTTTTAATTTGTAGGGATTATGATGTTAATTATAAAAGGACTACAGGATTTGAGGATATTGAATTAATTCATAGAGCCCTTCCAGAAGTAGATATGGCAAATATTGATATTTCTACTACTGCTTTTGGTAAAAAATTAGATTCACCTTTATTTATTTCTGCTATAACTGGAGGTCATCCAAAATCTGAAGAAATTAATAAAGAATTGGCTATTGCAGCTGAAGAAATGAATATTGCTTTAGGACTTGGTAGTCAAAGAGCTGCTGTTGAAAATCCTGAACTTAATTCTACTTATACTGTAGCAAGAAAATATGCTCCTAATGCATTACTTTTAGGTAATATTGGTGCTCCTCAAATGAAGTATGCTGAAAAAGCAGTTGAAATGTTTGATGCAGATATTCTAGCTATTCATTTAAATCCTCTTCAAGAAGCTATTCAACCTAAAGGGGATGTTGATGCTACTGGATATATGGAATCTATTTCTGAGATATCTGATTTAGTTGATGTACCTGTTTTAGTTAAAGAAACTGGTGCAGGTATATCTGCTAATGATGCTATTAAACTTCAAAAAGCAGGTGTTGATTTTATTGATATTCAAGGTTCTGGAGGAACTAGTTGGGCTGCTGTTGAAACTTATCGTAATGAAGATAAATATCTTGGTGAAGAATTTTGGGATTGGGGAATTCCTACTGCAGTAAGTACTGTAGAAGTTTGTTCTTCTGTAAACATTCCAGTTATTTCTTCTGGAGGTATACGTTCTGGTTTGGAAGCAGCAAAAGCTATTGCTCTTGGAGCAGATGCTGTTGGTATGGCTTTACCTTTCTTAAAAAGAGCATTTATTGGGCACAAAAGTATTATTGATTATGTTAATAAGTTTAATGAATCTTTAAAATTAGCTATGTTTTTAGTTGGTGCACAAAATATTGAAGAACTTAAAAATGTGGATATTGTAATTAAAGGAGATACTAATACATGGCTTAATGAAAGGGGATTTAACACTAAACGATTTAGTAGGAGGACAAAATTTGACTGTTGA
- a CDS encoding isopentenyl phosphate kinase translates to MIILKIGGSIITDKNSIEPKVNYDNLDRISSEIANAFNNKSLDIADGLIIVHGAGSFGHPPAKKYKIGEPFNKEEYPLKRKGFSEIVLSMKKLDLYVCESLLKHGIPAIPIQTSAVIKASNKRINNFDLEMIKNYLNEGYVPVLYGDIVLDDKLNMSILSGDQIIEYIASFLNPDRVVLGTDVDGVYNKNPKIHKDAKLIEKLSSLDDITQMESTTNVDVTGGMIGKVKELLTLADNGVDSEIINANKPEIISKSLQSKIVKGTKISKK, encoded by the coding sequence GTGATAATTCTTAAAATTGGTGGAAGTATAATTACTGATAAAAATTCAATAGAACCTAAAGTAAATTATGATAATTTAGATAGAATATCTAGTGAGATTGCTAATGCTTTTAATAATAAAAGTTTAGATATTGCTGATGGATTAATTATTGTTCATGGTGCTGGATCTTTTGGTCATCCACCTGCTAAAAAATATAAAATTGGAGAACCTTTTAATAAAGAAGAATATCCATTAAAAAGAAAAGGATTTTCTGAAATTGTTCTTTCAATGAAAAAATTAGATTTATATGTATGTGAATCTTTATTAAAACATGGTATTCCAGCTATTCCTATACAAACATCTGCAGTTATTAAGGCATCTAATAAAAGAATAAATAACTTTGATTTAGAAATGATTAAAAATTATTTAAATGAAGGATATGTTCCAGTATTATATGGTGATATTGTTCTTGATGATAAACTTAATATGTCTATTCTTTCTGGAGATCAAATAATTGAATATATTGCAAGTTTTTTAAATCCGGATAGAGTTGTTTTAGGTACTGATGTAGATGGAGTTTATAATAAAAACCCTAAAATTCACAAAGATGCTAAATTAATTGAAAAACTTAGTTCTTTAGATGATATTACTCAAATGGAATCTACTACTAATGTAGATGTTACTGGTGGTATGATTGGTAAGGTTAAAGAACTTTTAACTCTTGCAGATAATGGTGTTGATTCAGAAATTATTAATGCAAATAAACCTGAGATAATTTCTAAATCTTTACAAAGTAAAATAGTTAAAGGAACTAAAATTTCTAAAAAATAA
- a CDS encoding MEMO1 family protein yields the protein MLRKPAVAGSFYPNNQNDLEKIIEYSFNMGIGKLPKLNKSFNGNITGIMVPHAGYIYSGYVASYAYYQLVEGGFPDTFVILCPNHTGFGYDISVFEEGIWETPLGNIEVDNEFAKKFIKNSKYAKSDTNAHLREHSIEVELPFLQYFSSDFKIVPICIGRQNLQTSIDIANAIKLTSQEVSNSFSLISSTDLSHFLSQSATINKDNIVLNDISKMDYEKLIKDVYEYDISMCGYGTVAADIIYSLNLGVKSCEILSHKTSGDVSGDYSSVVGYASSVFKKE from the coding sequence ATGTTAAGAAAACCAGCAGTTGCAGGATCATTTTATCCAAATAATCAAAATGATTTAGAAAAAATTATTGAGTATAGTTTTAATATGGGTATAGGTAAACTTCCTAAATTAAATAAAAGTTTTAATGGAAATATTACTGGTATAATGGTTCCTCATGCAGGATATATTTATTCTGGATATGTTGCATCATATGCTTATTATCAACTTGTAGAAGGTGGTTTTCCAGATACATTTGTAATATTATGTCCTAATCATACTGGATTTGGTTATGATATTTCTGTATTTGAGGAAGGAATTTGGGAAACACCTCTTGGTAATATTGAAGTAGATAATGAGTTTGCAAAGAAATTTATTAAAAACTCAAAATATGCAAAATCTGATACTAATGCACATTTAAGGGAACATAGTATTGAAGTAGAACTTCCATTTTTACAATATTTTTCTTCTGATTTTAAGATTGTACCTATTTGTATTGGAAGACAAAATCTTCAAACATCAATTGATATTGCAAATGCAATTAAACTTACAAGCCAAGAAGTTTCAAATTCATTTTCTTTAATTTCAAGTACTGATTTATCACACTTTCTTAGTCAAAGTGCTACAATAAATAAAGATAATATTGTTTTAAATGATATTAGTAAAATGGATTATGAAAAATTAATAAAAGATGTATATGAATATGATATAAGTATGTGTGGTTATGGAACTGTTGCTGCAGATATTATCTATTCATTAAATTTAGGTGTTAAATCTTGTGAAATTTTATCACATAAAACTAGTGGTGATGTTTCTGGAGATTATAGTTCTGTAGTTGGTTATGCATCTTCTGTATTTAAAAAAGAGTAA
- the rpsB gene encoding 30S ribosomal protein S2, whose translation MSELLIQLDSYLAAGLHIGTQQKTSDMEKYIFRVRSDGLHVLDIRKTDERIQKTAKFLAKYDPQDILVVSTRLYGQAPVKKFGEVIGCNTIPGRFIPGTLTNPEYAKFMEPKVIVVTDPRSDSQAILEAKQNGIPVVGLCDTENLLSYIDICVPVNNKGKKAIALVYWLLARQILREKGTIPEDGDLDLEPSDFELKVRK comes from the coding sequence GTGTCAGAACTTTTAATACAATTAGATAGTTATTTAGCAGCAGGTTTACACATTGGAACTCAACAAAAAACTAGTGATATGGAAAAATATATTTTCCGTGTAAGATCCGATGGTTTACATGTTTTAGATATTAGAAAAACTGATGAAAGAATTCAAAAAACAGCTAAATTCTTAGCAAAATATGATCCACAAGATATTTTAGTAGTATCTACTAGATTATATGGTCAAGCTCCTGTTAAAAAATTTGGAGAAGTTATTGGTTGTAATACTATTCCTGGAAGATTTATTCCTGGAACCTTAACTAACCCAGAATATGCTAAATTCATGGAACCTAAAGTTATTGTTGTAACTGATCCAAGATCTGATAGTCAAGCTATTTTAGAAGCTAAACAAAATGGAATCCCTGTAGTAGGTTTATGTGATACTGAAAACTTACTCAGTTATATTGATATTTGTGTTCCTGTTAACAATAAAGGTAAAAAAGCTATTGCTTTAGTTTACTGGTTACTTGCAAGACAAATTTTAAGAGAAAAAGGTACTATACCTGAAGATGGTGATTTAGACTTAGAACCATCTGACTTTGAATTAAAAGTTAGAAAATAA
- a CDS encoding indolepyruvate ferredoxin oxidoreductase subunit alpha, protein MILISIDYDKCQGLDCGECVDICPMEILVFDDDKVKFINPEECSLCEVCMDICPEEAIVVYDDDYY, encoded by the coding sequence ATTATACTTATAAGTATTGATTATGATAAATGTCAAGGTCTTGATTGTGGTGAATGTGTTGATATTTGTCCAATGGAGATATTGGTATTTGATGATGATAAAGTAAAATTTATTAATCCTGAAGAATGTAGCTTATGTGAAGTATGTATGGATATTTGTCCAGAAGAAGCTATTGTCGTTTATGATGACGACTATTATTAA
- the eno gene encoding phosphopyruvate hydratase — protein MDSVIEDVRVRKILDSRGNPTVEVDIITWNGFGRASAPSGASTGSKEVASYPEGGVDEVISEVEDVISSELIGMDAEYLNDIDLVLKELDGTDNMSAIGGNTSVAVSMAAAKAAAASYSMPLFKFLGGNMVNEIPFPLGNMMNGGAHAGANAPDIQEFLVIPIGASNISEAIFANVSIHKKLKELISSKDPNFTGGKGDEGGWIPNVKNDVALDIQSQACEEVSDELGFEIKPSIDFASSEFWDADKGKYVYKQDGIQRDTGEQVEYVKDIIDTYGMFYVEDPFDENDFDGFSQLTSEVSDKCLVCGDDLFVTNKNYLSKGIKQNAANAIIIKPNQVGSLSDAYATVKLAKENNVIPVVSHRSGETTDETIAHLAVAFGAPIIKTGAVSGERIAKLNELIRIEEELANPKMASFD, from the coding sequence TTGGATAGTGTTATTGAAGATGTCCGTGTTAGGAAAATCTTAGATAGTAGAGGAAATCCAACTGTTGAAGTTGATATTATAACTTGGAACGGTTTTGGTAGAGCTTCTGCTCCTAGTGGTGCTAGTACAGGATCTAAAGAAGTTGCATCCTACCCTGAAGGGGGAGTTGATGAGGTAATTAGTGAAGTTGAAGATGTTATTTCTTCAGAACTCATTGGAATGGATGCAGAATATTTAAATGATATTGATTTAGTTTTAAAAGAACTTGATGGAACAGACAATATGTCTGCTATTGGTGGTAACACATCCGTTGCAGTATCAATGGCTGCAGCAAAAGCAGCTGCTGCATCATATAGTATGCCTTTATTTAAATTCCTTGGTGGAAATATGGTTAATGAAATTCCATTCCCTCTTGGAAATATGATGAATGGTGGTGCTCATGCAGGTGCTAATGCTCCAGATATTCAGGAATTTTTAGTTATTCCTATTGGAGCAAGTAATATTAGTGAAGCAATATTCGCTAATGTATCAATTCACAAAAAACTAAAAGAATTAATTTCAAGTAAAGATCCTAATTTTACTGGTGGTAAAGGTGATGAAGGTGGATGGATTCCTAATGTTAAAAATGATGTAGCATTAGATATTCAATCACAAGCTTGTGAAGAAGTAAGTGATGAACTTGGATTTGAAATCAAACCTTCTATTGATTTTGCATCATCTGAATTTTGGGATGCTGATAAAGGTAAATATGTCTATAAACAAGATGGCATTCAAAGAGATACTGGCGAACAAGTTGAATATGTTAAAGATATTATTGATACTTATGGAATGTTCTATGTAGAAGATCCATTTGATGAGAATGACTTTGATGGTTTTAGTCAACTTACATCAGAAGTTTCTGATAAATGTCTTGTTTGTGGTGATGATTTATTTGTTACAAATAAAAATTATTTATCAAAAGGTATTAAACAAAATGCAGCAAATGCAATTATCATTAAGCCTAACCAAGTTGGTTCTTTATCTGACGCCTATGCAACTGTTAAATTAGCAAAAGAAAATAATGTTATTCCTGTTGTTTCTCATAGATCTGGTGAAACTACTGATGAAACTATTGCTCATTTAGCTGTAGCATTTGGAGCTCCTATTATTAAAACAGGAGCTGTTAGTGGTGAAAGGATAGCAAAATTAAATGAACTTATTCGTATCGAAGAAGAATTGGCTAATCCTAAAATGGCAAGTTTTGATTAG
- a CDS encoding DNA-directed RNA polymerase subunit K — protein MTRKDLTRFERARILGARAIQISMGARPLVEIKKVGSLDPIDIAYSELEAGVLPLNVVREDEEEKF, from the coding sequence ATGACTAGAAAAGATTTAACTAGATTCGAAAGAGCTAGAATTTTAGGAGCTAGAGCAATTCAAATTTCAATGGGTGCTAGACCTTTAGTTGAAATTAAAAAAGTTGGCTCTTTAGATCCTATTGATATAGCTTATAGTGAATTAGAAGCAGGTGTTTTACCTTTAAATGTTGTAAGGGAAGATGAGGAAGAAAAATTTTAA
- a CDS encoding DNA-directed RNA polymerase subunit N, producing the protein MIPIRCISCGKPVSAYFDEYKRRLENGEDSKDILDDLGLTRYCCRRMLISHVETWE; encoded by the coding sequence ATGATTCCTATACGTTGTATAAGTTGTGGAAAACCAGTATCTGCTTACTTTGATGAGTATAAACGTAGATTAGAAAATGGTGAAGATTCTAAAGATATTTTAGATGATCTTGGTTTAACTAGGTACTGTTGTAGAAGAATGTTAATTTCTCATGTTGAAACTTGGGAATAA
- a CDS encoding 30S ribosomal protein S9, producing the protein MKVVHTSGKRKTAIARGTVKEGTGRVRINKQPLELYSPELARLKLEEPLDIAGDIVDNVDITVRVRGGGVMGQAEAARMVIAKGLVQYTNDMDLKDKYIHYDRTMLVGDPRRSEPKKFGGPGARARKQKSYR; encoded by the coding sequence ATGAAAGTTGTTCATACTAGTGGAAAACGTAAAACTGCTATTGCAAGAGGTACCGTTAAAGAAGGTACTGGTAGAGTAAGAATTAATAAACAACCTTTAGAACTTTACTCTCCTGAACTTGCTAGATTAAAATTAGAAGAACCTTTAGATATTGCAGGAGATATCGTCGATAATGTTGATATTACTGTAAGAGTTAGAGGTGGAGGAGTTATGGGTCAAGCTGAAGCTGCTCGTATGGTAATTGCTAAAGGTTTAGTTCAATATACTAATGATATGGATTTAAAAGATAAATATATACATTATGATAGGACTATGCTTGTAGGTGATCCTAGAAGATCAGAACCTAAAAAATTCGGTGGTCCTGGAGCTAGAGCTCGTAAACAAAAAAGTTACAGGTAA
- a CDS encoding 50S ribosomal protein L13 codes for MIVDGEGSILGRLASTVSKALLNGEEVVVLNAEKIIITGNKDWAYARYKQRVDRKSISNPRDLGPKYPHRPDDIFRRTVRGMLPIKKTKGRVAYKNLKAFVGVPNEYKDAEITAVPQAEIENVKKSIELGEISRLLGAKF; via the coding sequence ATGATTGTAGATGGTGAAGGAAGCATTTTAGGAAGACTTGCTAGTACTGTAAGTAAAGCACTTCTTAATGGTGAAGAAGTTGTAGTTCTTAATGCTGAAAAAATTATAATTACTGGTAATAAGGATTGGGCTTATGCAAGATACAAACAACGTGTAGACAGAAAAAGTATCTCAAATCCTAGAGATTTAGGTCCTAAATATCCTCACAGACCAGATGATATATTTAGAAGAACTGTAAGAGGAATGTTACCTATTAAAAAAACAAAAGGTAGAGTTGCTTATAAAAATTTAAAAGCATTTGTTGGTGTTCCTAACGAATATAAAGATGCTGAAATTACAGCAGTTCCTCAAGCAGAAATTGAAAATGTTAAAAAAAGTATAGAATTAGGCGAAATCTCAAGATTATTAGGCGCTAAATTCTAG
- a CDS encoding 50S ribosomal protein L18e, with product MVKKVIKTNPNLIQLIRTLKRQSNQENVAIWKTVASKLERSKRSTAEVNISSINRYANEGETVLIPGKVLSNGNLDKKVTVAALNFSASAEEKIINAGGECLSINEILEKNPKGNNIRIME from the coding sequence ATGGTTAAGAAAGTAATTAAAACAAATCCTAACCTTATTCAACTTATTAGAACTCTTAAACGTCAATCTAATCAAGAAAATGTAGCTATATGGAAAACTGTTGCTTCTAAACTTGAAAGATCTAAAAGGAGTACTGCAGAAGTTAATATATCTTCAATTAACAGATATGCTAATGAAGGAGAAACTGTTTTAATTCCTGGAAAAGTATTATCTAATGGAAATTTAGATAAAAAAGTTACTGTTGCAGCATTAAACTTCTCTGCATCTGCTGAAGAAAAAATTATTAATGCTGGTGGAGAATGTCTTAGTATTAATGAGATTCTTGAAAAAAATCCTAAAGGAAACAATATTAGGATTATGGAATAA